In Pan troglodytes isolate AG18354 chromosome 21, NHGRI_mPanTro3-v2.0_pri, whole genome shotgun sequence, one genomic interval encodes:
- the OGFR gene encoding opioid growth factor receptor isoform X3, translating into MTGSRNWRATRDMCRYRHNYPDLVERDCNGDTPNLSFYRNEIRFLPNGCFIEDILQNWTDNYDLLEDNHSYIQWLFPLREPGVNWHAKPLTLREVEVFKSSQEIQERLVRAYELMLGFYGIRLEDRGTGTVGRAQNYQKRFQNLNWRSHNNLRITRILKSLGELGLEHFQAPLVRFFLEETLVRRELPGVRQSALDYFMFAVRCRHQRRQLVHFAWEHFRPRCKFVWGPQDKLRRFKPSSLPHPLEGSRKVEEEGSPRDPDHEASTQGRTCGPEHSKGGGRVDEGPQPRSVEPQDTGPLERSQGDEAGGHGEDRPEPLSPKESKKRKLELSRREQPPTEPGPQSASEVEKIALNLEGCALSQGSLRTGTQEVGGQDPGEAVQPCRQPLGARVADKVRKRRKVDEGAGDSAAVASGGAQTLALAGSPAPSGHPKAGHSENGVEEDTEGRTGPKEGTPGSPSETPGPSPAGPSGHKLVESPSETPGPSPAGPAEDELARSPSETPGPSPAGPAGDEPAESPSETPGPSPAGPAGDEPATAGEAAEVQAAEVESSAKSGKP; encoded by the exons ATGACAGGGTCCCGAAACTGGCGAGCCACGAGGGACATGTGTAGGTATCGGCACAACTATCCG GATCTGGTGGAACGAGACTGCAATGGGGACACGCCAAACCTGAGTTTCTACAGAAATGAGATCCGCTTCCTGCCCAACG GCTGTTTCATTGAGGACATTCTTCAGAACTGGACAGACAACTATGACCTCCTTGAGGACAATCACTCCTACATCCAGTG GCTGTTTCCTCTGCGAGAACCAGGAGTGAACTGGCATGCCAAGCCCCTCACGctcagggaggttgag GTGTTTAAAAGCTCCCAGGAGATCCAGGAGCGGCTTGTCCGGGCCTACGAGCTCATGCTGGGCTTCTACGGGATCCGGCTGGAGGACCGAGGCACGGGCACGGTGGGCCGAGCACAGAACTACCAGAAGCGCTTCCAGAACCTGAACTG GCGCAGCCACAACAACCTCCGCATCACACGCATCCTCAAGTCGCTGGGTGAGCTGGGCCTCGAGCACTTCCAGGCACCGCTGGTCCGCTTCTTCCTGGAGGAGACGCTGGTGCGGCGGGAGCTGCCGGGGGTGCGGCAGAGTGCCCTGGACTACTTCATGTTCGCCGTGCGCTGCCGACACCAGCGCCGCCAGCTGGTGCACTTCGCCTGGGAGCACTTCCGGCCCCGCTGCAAGTTCGTCTGGGGGCCCCAAGACAAGCTGCGGAGGTTCAAGCCCAGCTCTCTGCCCCATCCGCTCGAGGGCTccaggaaggtggaggaggaaggaagcccCAGGGACCCCGACCACGAGGCCAGCACCCAGGGTCGGACCTGTGGGCCAGAGCATAGcaagggtgggggcagggtggacGAGGGGCCCCAGCCACGGAGTGTGGAGCCCCAGGATACGGGACCCCTGGAGAGGAGCCAGGGGGATGAGGCAGGGGGCCACGGGGAAGATAGGCCGGAGCCCTTAAGCCCCAAAGAGAGCAAGAAGAGGAAGCTGGAGCTGAGCCGGCGGGAGCAGCCGCCCACAGAGCCAGGCCCTCAGAGTGCCTCAGAGGTGGAGAAGATCGCTCTGAATTTGGAGGGGTGTGCCCTCAGCCAGGGCAGCCTCAGGACGGGGACCCAGGAAGTGGGCGGTCAGGACCCTGGGGAGGCAGTGCAGCCCTGCCGCCAACCCCTGGGAGCCAGGGTGGCCGACAAGGTGAGGAAGCGGAGGAAGGTGGATGAGGGTGCTGGGGACAGTGCTGCGGTGGCCAGTGGTGGTGCCCAGACCTTGGCCCTTGCCGGGTCCCCTGCCCCATCAGGGCACCCCAAGGCTGGACACAGTGAGAACGGGGTTGAGGAGGACACAGAAGGTCGAACGGGGCCCAAAGAAGGTACCCCTGGGAGCCCATCGGagaccccaggccccagcccagcaGGACCTTCAGGGCACAAGCTGGTTGAGAGCCCATCGGagaccccaggccccagcccagcaGGACCTGCAGAGGACGAGCTGGCCAGGAGCCCATCAGagaccccaggccccagcccagcaGGACCTGCAGGGGACGAGCCAGCCGAGAGCCCTTCGGagaccccaggccccagcccagcaGGACCTGCAGGGGATGAGCCAGCCACGGCAGGGGAGGCAGCAGAGGTGCAGGCCGCAGAGGTGGAGTCTTCTGCCAAGTCTGGGAAGCCTTAA
- the OGFR gene encoding opioid growth factor receptor isoform X2, with protein MRRTRRTRTARPPARGTRTQGTRTRTRNRSSRGRRGPARSRMTGSRNWRATRDMCRYRHNYPDLVERDCNGDTPNLSFYRNEIRFLPNGCFIEDILQNWTDNYDLLEDNHSYIQWLFPLREPGVNWHAKPLTLREVEVFKSSQEIQERLVRAYELMLGFYGIRLEDRGTGTVGRAQNYQKRFQNLNWRSHNNLRITRILKSLGELGLEHFQAPLVRFFLEETLVRRELPGVRQSALDYFMFAVRCRHQRRQLVHFAWEHFRPRCKFVWGPQDKLRRFKPSSLPHPLEGSRKVEEEGSPRDPDHEASTQGRTCGPEHSKGGGRVDEGPQPRSVEPQDTGPLERSQGDEAGGHGEDRPEPLSPKESKKRKLELSRREQPPTEPGPQSASEVEKIALNLEGCALSQGSLRTGTQEVGGQDPGEAVQPCRQPLGARVADKVRKRRKVDEGAGDSAAVASGGAQTLALAGSPAPSGHPKAGHSENGVEEDTEGRTGPKEGTPGSPSETPGPSPAGPSGHKLVESPSETPGPSPAGPAEDELARSPSETPGPSPAGPAGDEPAESPSETPGPSPAGPAGDEPATAGEAAEVQAAEVESSAKSGKP; from the exons atgCGGAGGACGCGGAGGACGAGGACGGCGAGGCCGCCGGCGCGAGGGACGCGGACACAGGGGACGAGGACGAGGACGAGGAATCGGAGCAGCCGCGGGCGGCGCGGCCCAGCTCGCTCCAG AATGACAGGGTCCCGAAACTGGCGAGCCACGAGGGACATGTGTAGGTATCGGCACAACTATCCG GATCTGGTGGAACGAGACTGCAATGGGGACACGCCAAACCTGAGTTTCTACAGAAATGAGATCCGCTTCCTGCCCAACG GCTGTTTCATTGAGGACATTCTTCAGAACTGGACAGACAACTATGACCTCCTTGAGGACAATCACTCCTACATCCAGTG GCTGTTTCCTCTGCGAGAACCAGGAGTGAACTGGCATGCCAAGCCCCTCACGctcagggaggttgag GTGTTTAAAAGCTCCCAGGAGATCCAGGAGCGGCTTGTCCGGGCCTACGAGCTCATGCTGGGCTTCTACGGGATCCGGCTGGAGGACCGAGGCACGGGCACGGTGGGCCGAGCACAGAACTACCAGAAGCGCTTCCAGAACCTGAACTG GCGCAGCCACAACAACCTCCGCATCACACGCATCCTCAAGTCGCTGGGTGAGCTGGGCCTCGAGCACTTCCAGGCACCGCTGGTCCGCTTCTTCCTGGAGGAGACGCTGGTGCGGCGGGAGCTGCCGGGGGTGCGGCAGAGTGCCCTGGACTACTTCATGTTCGCCGTGCGCTGCCGACACCAGCGCCGCCAGCTGGTGCACTTCGCCTGGGAGCACTTCCGGCCCCGCTGCAAGTTCGTCTGGGGGCCCCAAGACAAGCTGCGGAGGTTCAAGCCCAGCTCTCTGCCCCATCCGCTCGAGGGCTccaggaaggtggaggaggaaggaagcccCAGGGACCCCGACCACGAGGCCAGCACCCAGGGTCGGACCTGTGGGCCAGAGCATAGcaagggtgggggcagggtggacGAGGGGCCCCAGCCACGGAGTGTGGAGCCCCAGGATACGGGACCCCTGGAGAGGAGCCAGGGGGATGAGGCAGGGGGCCACGGGGAAGATAGGCCGGAGCCCTTAAGCCCCAAAGAGAGCAAGAAGAGGAAGCTGGAGCTGAGCCGGCGGGAGCAGCCGCCCACAGAGCCAGGCCCTCAGAGTGCCTCAGAGGTGGAGAAGATCGCTCTGAATTTGGAGGGGTGTGCCCTCAGCCAGGGCAGCCTCAGGACGGGGACCCAGGAAGTGGGCGGTCAGGACCCTGGGGAGGCAGTGCAGCCCTGCCGCCAACCCCTGGGAGCCAGGGTGGCCGACAAGGTGAGGAAGCGGAGGAAGGTGGATGAGGGTGCTGGGGACAGTGCTGCGGTGGCCAGTGGTGGTGCCCAGACCTTGGCCCTTGCCGGGTCCCCTGCCCCATCAGGGCACCCCAAGGCTGGACACAGTGAGAACGGGGTTGAGGAGGACACAGAAGGTCGAACGGGGCCCAAAGAAGGTACCCCTGGGAGCCCATCGGagaccccaggccccagcccagcaGGACCTTCAGGGCACAAGCTGGTTGAGAGCCCATCGGagaccccaggccccagcccagcaGGACCTGCAGAGGACGAGCTGGCCAGGAGCCCATCAGagaccccaggccccagcccagcaGGACCTGCAGGGGACGAGCCAGCCGAGAGCCCTTCGGagaccccaggccccagcccagcaGGACCTGCAGGGGATGAGCCAGCCACGGCAGGGGAGGCAGCAGAGGTGCAGGCCGCAGAGGTGGAGTCTTCTGCCAAGTCTGGGAAGCCTTAA
- the OGFR gene encoding opioid growth factor receptor isoform X1, translating to MDDPDCDSTWEEDEEDAEDAEDEDGEAAGARDADTGDEDEDEESEQPRAARPSSLQSRMTGSRNWRATRDMCRYRHNYPDLVERDCNGDTPNLSFYRNEIRFLPNGCFIEDILQNWTDNYDLLEDNHSYIQWLFPLREPGVNWHAKPLTLREVEVFKSSQEIQERLVRAYELMLGFYGIRLEDRGTGTVGRAQNYQKRFQNLNWRSHNNLRITRILKSLGELGLEHFQAPLVRFFLEETLVRRELPGVRQSALDYFMFAVRCRHQRRQLVHFAWEHFRPRCKFVWGPQDKLRRFKPSSLPHPLEGSRKVEEEGSPRDPDHEASTQGRTCGPEHSKGGGRVDEGPQPRSVEPQDTGPLERSQGDEAGGHGEDRPEPLSPKESKKRKLELSRREQPPTEPGPQSASEVEKIALNLEGCALSQGSLRTGTQEVGGQDPGEAVQPCRQPLGARVADKVRKRRKVDEGAGDSAAVASGGAQTLALAGSPAPSGHPKAGHSENGVEEDTEGRTGPKEGTPGSPSETPGPSPAGPSGHKLVESPSETPGPSPAGPAEDELARSPSETPGPSPAGPAGDEPAESPSETPGPSPAGPAGDEPATAGEAAEVQAAEVESSAKSGKP from the exons ATGGACGACCCCGACTGCGACTCCACCtgggaggaggacgaggaggatgCGGAGGACGCGGAGGACGAGGACGGCGAGGCCGCCGGCGCGAGGGACGCGGACACAGGGGACGAGGACGAGGACGAGGAATCGGAGCAGCCGCGGGCGGCGCGGCCCAGCTCGCTCCAG TCCAGAATGACAGGGTCCCGAAACTGGCGAGCCACGAGGGACATGTGTAGGTATCGGCACAACTATCCG GATCTGGTGGAACGAGACTGCAATGGGGACACGCCAAACCTGAGTTTCTACAGAAATGAGATCCGCTTCCTGCCCAACG GCTGTTTCATTGAGGACATTCTTCAGAACTGGACAGACAACTATGACCTCCTTGAGGACAATCACTCCTACATCCAGTG GCTGTTTCCTCTGCGAGAACCAGGAGTGAACTGGCATGCCAAGCCCCTCACGctcagggaggttgag GTGTTTAAAAGCTCCCAGGAGATCCAGGAGCGGCTTGTCCGGGCCTACGAGCTCATGCTGGGCTTCTACGGGATCCGGCTGGAGGACCGAGGCACGGGCACGGTGGGCCGAGCACAGAACTACCAGAAGCGCTTCCAGAACCTGAACTG GCGCAGCCACAACAACCTCCGCATCACACGCATCCTCAAGTCGCTGGGTGAGCTGGGCCTCGAGCACTTCCAGGCACCGCTGGTCCGCTTCTTCCTGGAGGAGACGCTGGTGCGGCGGGAGCTGCCGGGGGTGCGGCAGAGTGCCCTGGACTACTTCATGTTCGCCGTGCGCTGCCGACACCAGCGCCGCCAGCTGGTGCACTTCGCCTGGGAGCACTTCCGGCCCCGCTGCAAGTTCGTCTGGGGGCCCCAAGACAAGCTGCGGAGGTTCAAGCCCAGCTCTCTGCCCCATCCGCTCGAGGGCTccaggaaggtggaggaggaaggaagcccCAGGGACCCCGACCACGAGGCCAGCACCCAGGGTCGGACCTGTGGGCCAGAGCATAGcaagggtgggggcagggtggacGAGGGGCCCCAGCCACGGAGTGTGGAGCCCCAGGATACGGGACCCCTGGAGAGGAGCCAGGGGGATGAGGCAGGGGGCCACGGGGAAGATAGGCCGGAGCCCTTAAGCCCCAAAGAGAGCAAGAAGAGGAAGCTGGAGCTGAGCCGGCGGGAGCAGCCGCCCACAGAGCCAGGCCCTCAGAGTGCCTCAGAGGTGGAGAAGATCGCTCTGAATTTGGAGGGGTGTGCCCTCAGCCAGGGCAGCCTCAGGACGGGGACCCAGGAAGTGGGCGGTCAGGACCCTGGGGAGGCAGTGCAGCCCTGCCGCCAACCCCTGGGAGCCAGGGTGGCCGACAAGGTGAGGAAGCGGAGGAAGGTGGATGAGGGTGCTGGGGACAGTGCTGCGGTGGCCAGTGGTGGTGCCCAGACCTTGGCCCTTGCCGGGTCCCCTGCCCCATCAGGGCACCCCAAGGCTGGACACAGTGAGAACGGGGTTGAGGAGGACACAGAAGGTCGAACGGGGCCCAAAGAAGGTACCCCTGGGAGCCCATCGGagaccccaggccccagcccagcaGGACCTTCAGGGCACAAGCTGGTTGAGAGCCCATCGGagaccccaggccccagcccagcaGGACCTGCAGAGGACGAGCTGGCCAGGAGCCCATCAGagaccccaggccccagcccagcaGGACCTGCAGGGGACGAGCCAGCCGAGAGCCCTTCGGagaccccaggccccagcccagcaGGACCTGCAGGGGATGAGCCAGCCACGGCAGGGGAGGCAGCAGAGGTGCAGGCCGCAGAGGTGGAGTCTTCTGCCAAGTCTGGGAAGCCTTAA